A genome region from Nocardia sp. NBC_00565 includes the following:
- a CDS encoding LLM class flavin-dependent oxidoreductase: MTVLGAVSLPQISPEHVAAVAAVAEDSGLDELWLWEDCFWGGGIATAATVLARTERIRVGIGVMPVPLRNVALTAMEVAALLRLHPGRVIPGFGHGVQDWMGQVGARVESPMTLLREYLGALRGLLNGEKVNTTGRYVRLDDVALDWPPTAPPLLAAAATGPQTLRLSGELADATILTSRTTPDGVRAARTLIDEGRAKAERTEPHRVIVYLLAATGPDAADRLAAAQQRNAGDHPPEAGVAGDAEAIADAVRHFAAAGADTVVLEPTDDDPDLIEFVRFIGAEVRPLLN, from the coding sequence GTGACTGTTCTCGGTGCGGTGTCGTTGCCCCAAATCTCCCCCGAACATGTGGCGGCCGTGGCGGCCGTGGCCGAAGACAGCGGGCTCGACGAACTGTGGCTCTGGGAGGACTGCTTCTGGGGCGGTGGAATCGCCACCGCCGCAACGGTATTGGCGCGGACCGAGCGGATCCGGGTCGGCATCGGGGTGATGCCGGTGCCGCTGCGCAACGTGGCGCTGACCGCCATGGAGGTGGCCGCGCTGCTGCGGCTGCATCCGGGACGGGTGATCCCCGGATTCGGGCACGGTGTGCAGGACTGGATGGGACAGGTCGGTGCCCGCGTCGAATCGCCGATGACGCTGTTACGCGAATACCTCGGCGCGCTGCGCGGCCTGCTCAACGGTGAGAAGGTCAACACCACGGGTCGGTACGTGCGGCTCGACGATGTCGCCCTGGACTGGCCGCCGACCGCACCGCCGCTGCTGGCGGCCGCCGCGACCGGCCCGCAGACACTGCGCCTGTCCGGCGAACTCGCCGACGCTACCATCCTCACCTCCCGCACCACCCCCGACGGTGTCCGCGCCGCCCGCACGCTCATCGACGAAGGCCGGGCGAAAGCCGAACGCACCGAACCGCATCGGGTCATCGTCTACCTGCTCGCCGCCACCGGCCCGGACGCCGCCGACCGCCTGGCCGCCGCCCAGCAACGCAACGCTGGCGACCACCCGCCCGAAGCGGGCGTGGCCGGCGATGCCGAGGCCATCGCCGACGCGGTCCGCCACTTCGCCGCCGCGGGCGCGGACACCGTCGTTCTCGAACCCACCGACGACGACCCGGACCTCATCGAATTCGTCCGCTTCATCGGCGCAGAAGTCCGCCCACTGCTGAACTGA
- the mshC gene encoding cysteine--1-D-myo-inosityl 2-amino-2-deoxy-alpha-D-glucopyranoside ligase — protein sequence MQSWSDTALPTIPGAGPPLRLYDTADRQVRPVTPGPTATMYVCGITPYDATHLGHAATYLTFDLVNRLWRDAGHEVHYVQNVTDVDDPLFERAARDGVDWRDLGTREINLFREDMSALRIVPPRDYIGAIESVDEVVEFVQKLLASGAAYTVDDPEFPDIYFRADANEQFGYESGYDRETMDRLFAERGGDPDRPGKHDTIDALLWRAARPGEPSWPAPFGAGRPGWHIECSAIALNRVGPEFDIQGGGSDLIYPHHEYSAAHAEALIAGRRFARHYVHAGLIGLDGEKMSKSKGNLVLVSKLRRAGVDPAAIRLGLLAGHYRQDRMWTDAVLTEAQGRLDLWRRAIALSSGPAAEDTVARLRQHLADDLDTPKALAAVDNWARQALDYGGQDAAAPALVSTAVDALLGVQL from the coding sequence ATGCAGTCCTGGTCCGATACCGCCCTTCCCACCATTCCCGGAGCAGGGCCACCGTTGCGGTTGTACGACACCGCCGACCGGCAGGTTCGCCCGGTGACCCCGGGTCCTACGGCCACCATGTACGTCTGCGGGATCACCCCTTATGACGCCACCCATCTCGGGCACGCCGCCACCTACCTGACCTTCGACCTGGTCAACCGGCTCTGGCGCGATGCAGGCCACGAGGTGCACTACGTACAGAACGTCACCGACGTCGACGACCCGCTGTTCGAGCGCGCCGCCCGCGACGGTGTGGATTGGCGTGATCTGGGCACCCGCGAGATCAACCTGTTCCGCGAGGACATGTCGGCACTGCGCATCGTGCCGCCGCGCGACTACATCGGCGCCATCGAATCCGTCGACGAGGTCGTCGAATTCGTGCAGAAGCTGCTGGCCTCGGGCGCGGCGTACACCGTCGACGACCCCGAGTTCCCCGATATCTACTTCCGGGCCGACGCCAACGAACAGTTCGGCTACGAATCCGGCTACGACCGCGAAACCATGGACCGCCTGTTCGCCGAGCGCGGCGGCGACCCGGATCGCCCCGGCAAGCACGACACCATCGACGCACTGCTGTGGCGCGCCGCCCGCCCCGGCGAGCCGTCCTGGCCAGCTCCGTTCGGCGCCGGCCGCCCCGGCTGGCATATCGAGTGTTCGGCGATCGCGCTCAATCGCGTCGGCCCCGAATTCGACATCCAAGGCGGCGGCAGCGACCTGATCTACCCGCACCACGAGTATTCCGCCGCGCACGCCGAGGCCCTGATCGCGGGCCGCCGTTTCGCCCGCCACTACGTCCACGCCGGTCTGATCGGCCTGGACGGCGAGAAAATGTCCAAGTCCAAGGGCAACCTGGTGCTGGTCTCGAAGCTGCGCCGCGCGGGCGTCGACCCCGCCGCCATCCGTTTGGGTCTGCTGGCCGGTCACTACCGCCAGGACCGCATGTGGACCGACGCCGTCCTCACCGAGGCCCAGGGCCGCCTCGACCTGTGGCGCCGCGCCATCGCGCTGTCTTCCGGCCCCGCCGCCGAGGACACCGTCGCCCGCCTGCGCCAACACCTGGCCGACGACCTCGATACCCCGAAAGCCCTTGCCGCCGTCGACAACTGGGCCCGACAGGCCCTCGACTACGGTGGCCAGGACGCCGCGGCCCCGGCCCTCGTCTCGACCGCCGTCGACGCACTGCTCGGGGTGCAGCTGTAG
- a CDS encoding MBL fold metallo-hydrolase, translated as MIESGAWLAAGRLNASAAQDDPRTVAARTRFFGAGIVDPDTGAVRADRVVLSWVGCTTYALAMAGAVFLLDAWVPRLTSTGYVPATPQDLVDLAPAAIFIGHGHFDHAGDAGRIAEASGALVYGTADHGVNIRAQVTDPTFRTVALGDASSAPGERHEFSVGPVQITAVRHVHSAPTAPERPGGSAPFFPRPDWRALVRHPPSPAGVLQSAPRLRDPEGGTLLYQFRVPGFSLVWHDSAGPLTEKAPQVFDVFADLPPTDLQIGAVQGFNQITNGLRDPRRYIEAIRPKLFVPSHHDNWLPGLTASAATYDAPLRAELARLSVDQRPEFRPLHDPLDYLSPHRLTFPL; from the coding sequence GTGATCGAGTCCGGGGCTTGGCTGGCGGCCGGGCGGTTGAATGCCTCGGCCGCGCAAGACGATCCGCGCACTGTCGCGGCGCGGACGCGGTTCTTCGGGGCCGGTATCGTGGATCCGGATACCGGGGCGGTACGCGCGGATCGGGTGGTGCTGTCGTGGGTGGGGTGCACGACGTATGCGTTGGCTATGGCCGGTGCGGTGTTTCTGTTGGATGCGTGGGTACCACGGTTGACCAGCACCGGATATGTACCCGCGACGCCGCAGGATCTGGTGGATCTGGCGCCGGCGGCGATCTTCATCGGACATGGGCATTTCGATCACGCCGGTGACGCGGGCCGGATCGCCGAGGCCTCGGGTGCCCTCGTCTACGGCACCGCCGATCACGGTGTGAATATCCGTGCGCAGGTGACCGATCCGACGTTTCGGACGGTCGCGCTCGGGGACGCGAGTTCCGCGCCAGGCGAGCGGCACGAGTTCAGCGTCGGGCCGGTACAGATCACCGCGGTCCGGCATGTGCATTCCGCCCCCACCGCACCGGAGCGCCCCGGCGGGTCCGCGCCGTTCTTCCCGAGGCCGGATTGGCGTGCGCTGGTGCGGCATCCACCGTCGCCGGCCGGAGTGCTGCAGAGCGCGCCGCGCCTGCGTGACCCGGAGGGCGGTACCCTGCTCTACCAATTCCGCGTGCCCGGATTCTCGTTGGTGTGGCACGATTCCGCGGGTCCGCTCACCGAGAAGGCCCCGCAGGTCTTCGATGTGTTCGCCGACCTGCCGCCGACCGATCTGCAGATCGGCGCGGTGCAGGGCTTCAACCAGATCACCAATGGCCTGCGCGACCCCCGCCGCTATATCGAGGCCATCCGCCCGAAGCTGTTCGTCCCCAGCCACCACGACAACTGGCTGCCCGGTCTCACGGCTTCGGCCGCCACCTATGACGCACCGCTGCGCGCCGAACTGGCTCGCCTGAGCGTCGACCAGCGCCCCGAATTCCGCCCGCTGCACGATCCGCTCGACTATCTGAGCCCGCACCGATTGACCTTCCCGCTGTAA
- a CDS encoding TetR/AcrR family transcriptional regulator: protein MTRAATGIYRGTSAEQRREQRRRRLLDAALDIIGTRGWASTTVRGVCERAKVGPRFFYESFPDLDALAAAVHDEIIDIAVRSSLDALAAAPDGIAAKTRAAVTAILTSLIDDPRRARVAFAEAHGSETLMRRRAAAMRTIADVVADQERALLDPPPGSDTLVRAVSLMITGGAAELVLAWLDGGMDISREELIDLCVEFVLTFADNLTTMATRLAPGSAR, encoded by the coding sequence GTGACACGGGCAGCGACCGGGATCTACCGCGGCACCTCCGCCGAGCAGCGGCGCGAGCAGCGCCGCCGCCGCCTGCTGGACGCGGCGCTCGACATCATCGGCACCCGGGGCTGGGCGAGCACCACGGTGCGCGGGGTCTGCGAACGGGCCAAGGTCGGCCCGCGCTTCTTCTACGAGAGCTTTCCCGACCTCGACGCCCTGGCCGCGGCCGTGCACGACGAGATCATCGATATCGCCGTCCGCAGTTCCCTCGACGCCCTCGCCGCCGCACCCGACGGTATCGCCGCCAAGACGCGCGCGGCGGTCACCGCGATCCTGACCTCGTTGATCGACGATCCGCGCCGCGCCCGCGTCGCCTTCGCCGAGGCCCACGGCAGCGAAACCCTGATGCGCCGCCGCGCCGCCGCCATGCGCACCATCGCCGACGTGGTCGCCGATCAGGAACGCGCACTGCTGGATCCGCCGCCGGGCAGCGACACCCTGGTGCGTGCGGTCTCGCTGATGATCACCGGCGGCGCCGCCGAACTGGTGCTGGCCTGGCTCGACGGCGGCATGGACATCAGCCGCGAGGAACTCATCGACCTGTGCGTCGAATTCGTCCTCACCTTCGCTGACAATCTCACGACCATGGCAACCCGCCTCGCGCCCGGATCAGCTCGCTGA
- a CDS encoding cytochrome P450, with the protein MSTIGRRAKSAAAALAERYPSPIRILARPPANSELRPVLGDYGLPVIGRALEAMTDNLDFARRRVEKYGPVQWTGLLGRRVVTVVSPEGIEEVLTDRDKVYSAQHGYDFFIGPFFRGGILLRDFDEHRYHRRILQHAFTRPRLVGYLDITTPAIERGMRDWVPGNDFQLFPAIKHLLLGMASEVFMGARLGPEAARLERAFVDAVLGGQALVRTNLPGGLWAKGLRGRKVLEDYCRRELPAKRAGTGDDLFSVLCHTASDEGHTFTDQDIVDHLIFVLMAAHDTSTIALAMLGYQLGRHPEWQDRLRAESQALGKDSLDYDDLDRLPALDLVFKEILRMYSPVGQQIRETVRDTAIQGYFVPAGTTVVVSSHAAMRIDRWWHDPDVFDPERFTAERQEDKSHRYVWAPFGGGAHKCIGLYFGGMTVKAIMHRMLLRYQWTVPAEYVPPMGWATGPIPLDGLPINLRPLATRVETRRSA; encoded by the coding sequence ATGTCCACCATTGGCCGACGGGCCAAGTCCGCCGCAGCCGCGCTGGCCGAGCGATATCCCTCGCCGATTCGTATTCTCGCCCGTCCGCCCGCGAACAGCGAATTGCGGCCGGTACTAGGTGATTACGGGCTACCGGTGATCGGGCGCGCACTCGAGGCCATGACCGACAACCTCGACTTCGCCCGGCGGCGGGTCGAGAAGTACGGTCCGGTGCAGTGGACCGGTCTACTCGGCCGCCGCGTGGTCACCGTGGTGAGTCCGGAGGGGATCGAGGAGGTACTCACCGACCGGGACAAGGTGTACTCCGCCCAGCACGGCTACGACTTCTTCATCGGCCCGTTCTTCCGCGGCGGCATCCTGCTGCGGGATTTCGACGAGCATAGGTATCACCGGCGTATTCTGCAGCACGCGTTCACCCGGCCCCGCCTGGTCGGCTACCTCGACATCACCACTCCGGCGATCGAGCGCGGCATGCGTGACTGGGTGCCGGGCAATGATTTTCAACTGTTCCCGGCTATCAAGCATCTGCTGCTCGGGATGGCGTCGGAAGTCTTCATGGGTGCGCGTCTGGGCCCCGAGGCTGCTCGGCTCGAGCGCGCGTTCGTCGACGCAGTGCTCGGCGGACAGGCACTGGTACGCACGAATCTGCCCGGCGGACTGTGGGCGAAGGGGTTGCGCGGGCGCAAGGTGCTCGAGGACTACTGCCGCAGGGAACTGCCGGCCAAACGCGCGGGTACCGGCGATGATCTGTTCAGCGTGCTGTGCCACACCGCCAGCGATGAGGGTCATACCTTCACCGATCAGGACATCGTCGACCATCTGATCTTCGTGCTGATGGCCGCGCACGACACCAGCACCATCGCCCTGGCGATGCTGGGTTATCAGCTGGGTCGGCACCCCGAATGGCAGGACCGGCTGCGCGCCGAATCGCAAGCGCTCGGCAAGGATTCGCTCGACTACGACGACCTCGACCGGCTGCCCGCCCTGGATCTGGTGTTCAAGGAGATCCTGCGGATGTACTCCCCGGTCGGGCAGCAGATTCGAGAGACGGTGCGCGACACCGCGATCCAGGGGTACTTCGTGCCCGCGGGCACCACGGTCGTCGTCAGCTCGCATGCGGCGATGCGCATCGACCGCTGGTGGCACGATCCCGATGTGTTCGACCCGGAGCGTTTCACCGCCGAACGCCAGGAGGACAAATCCCACCGCTACGTCTGGGCGCCATTCGGCGGCGGCGCACACAAATGCATCGGCCTGTACTTCGGCGGCATGACCGTCAAGGCGATCATGCATCGAATGCTGTTGCGCTACCAGTGGACCGTGCCCGCCGAATACGTCCCGCCCATGGGCTGGGCGACCGGCCCGATCCCGCTGGACGGACTCCCGATCAACCTGCGCCCCCTGGCCACCCGCGTCGAGACCCGGCGCAGCGCATGA
- a CDS encoding ferredoxin: MRISADRDRCEGHGMCEALLPNVFRVDETGTVRVLVDEVAETDLADVRLAVDSCPVEALGLAPD, translated from the coding sequence ATGAGAATCAGCGCCGACCGCGACCGCTGCGAAGGCCACGGCATGTGTGAGGCGTTGCTGCCGAACGTCTTTCGAGTCGACGAGACCGGCACGGTGCGCGTGCTGGTCGACGAGGTGGCCGAAACCGACCTCGCCGATGTCCGACTCGCGGTCGATAGCTGCCCGGTCGAAGCCTTGGGCCTCGCGCCGGACTAG
- the fadD11 gene encoding fatty acid--CoA ligase FadD11, whose product MTEPNTSCAAFQRVAAIDPDAIAVRSIGGGHALTWREYAEQVRHIAAGLHALGIGRGDTVALMMGNRVEFYPIEVGAQHTGATSFSVYNTLAPEQLNHVFANAGNRVVICEEQYVERVRSCGAPIETIVCMDAEHAGTISLAELKAKGRNDFDFTATWRAVRPDDIATLVYTSGTTGNPKGVEITHANLTAEAHAFNAVLPVEFGDRQTSYLPTAHMADRFTALYLQEYYGTQITVVPDRTQLPAALVDARPTIWGAVPRVWEKFKAAVEFSVATEPDESTRAALQWALGVATRKAAVLLAGRTVEAELAAEWDRADQLVLSKLRTKLGLDQVKWAMSGAAPIPPETLGFFCGLGIPISEIWGMSELTCVASASPPAQARLGTVGRMLPGMEAKIAEDGEFLVRGPLVMKCYRKEPGKTAEAVDADGWLHTGDILTRDADGYLRVVDRKKELIINAAGKNMSPANIENTIKAATPLIGSIVTVGDARPYNTALIVLDAESATPYAAQRGVADASAAALAIDAGVIAEIAQGVAAGNAKLSRVEQIKRFTILPVFWEPGGDEVTLTMKLRRKPIASKYATEIEKLYAPDLSATVHEPATQVPSQV is encoded by the coding sequence ATGACCGAACCGAATACCTCCTGTGCCGCCTTCCAGCGCGTGGCGGCGATCGATCCCGACGCGATCGCGGTGCGCTCCATCGGTGGTGGCCATGCTTTGACCTGGCGGGAGTACGCCGAACAAGTCCGCCACATCGCCGCGGGTTTGCACGCGCTCGGGATCGGACGCGGTGACACCGTTGCGCTCATGATGGGCAATCGGGTCGAGTTCTATCCCATCGAGGTGGGTGCGCAGCACACCGGCGCGACCTCGTTCTCGGTGTACAACACCCTCGCACCGGAGCAGCTGAACCACGTGTTCGCCAATGCGGGCAACCGGGTGGTGATCTGCGAGGAACAGTACGTCGAGCGGGTCCGCTCGTGCGGCGCGCCCATCGAGACCATCGTGTGCATGGACGCCGAACATGCCGGAACTATCAGCCTCGCCGAGCTGAAGGCCAAGGGCCGCAACGATTTCGACTTCACCGCGACCTGGCGGGCGGTGCGGCCCGACGATATCGCGACGCTGGTCTACACCTCCGGCACCACCGGTAATCCGAAGGGCGTGGAGATCACCCACGCCAACCTGACCGCCGAGGCGCACGCGTTCAACGCGGTGCTGCCCGTCGAATTCGGCGACCGGCAGACCTCCTATCTGCCGACCGCGCATATGGCCGACCGGTTCACCGCGCTGTATCTGCAGGAGTACTACGGCACCCAGATCACCGTCGTGCCGGACCGCACCCAACTACCCGCGGCCCTGGTGGACGCGCGGCCGACGATCTGGGGTGCGGTGCCGCGGGTGTGGGAGAAGTTCAAGGCGGCGGTCGAATTCTCGGTCGCTACCGAACCCGACGAATCCACCAGGGCCGCATTGCAATGGGCGCTCGGTGTGGCCACGCGTAAGGCCGCGGTTTTGCTGGCCGGGCGCACCGTCGAGGCCGAGCTGGCCGCCGAATGGGACCGCGCCGACCAGCTGGTGCTGTCGAAGCTGCGCACCAAACTCGGTCTGGACCAGGTGAAATGGGCGATGTCGGGGGCCGCGCCGATCCCGCCGGAAACCCTCGGCTTCTTCTGCGGTCTCGGCATCCCGATCTCGGAGATCTGGGGCATGTCGGAACTGACCTGTGTGGCCAGCGCCAGCCCGCCCGCCCAGGCGCGCCTGGGCACCGTCGGGCGGATGCTGCCCGGCATGGAGGCCAAGATCGCCGAGGACGGTGAATTCCTGGTCCGCGGACCGCTGGTGATGAAGTGCTATCGCAAGGAACCGGGCAAGACCGCCGAGGCCGTCGACGCCGACGGCTGGCTGCACACCGGCGATATCCTCACCCGCGACGCGGACGGGTACCTGCGGGTGGTCGACCGCAAGAAGGAACTCATCATCAACGCGGCCGGAAAGAACATGTCCCCGGCCAATATCGAGAACACCATCAAAGCCGCCACCCCGCTGATCGGATCGATCGTGACCGTCGGCGACGCCCGCCCCTACAACACCGCCCTGATCGTGCTCGACGCCGAATCCGCGACACCCTATGCGGCCCAACGCGGTGTGGCCGACGCCTCGGCCGCGGCGCTGGCCATCGACGCGGGTGTCATCGCCGAGATCGCCCAGGGCGTCGCGGCGGGCAACGCGAAACTGTCTCGTGTAGAACAGATCAAACGGTTCACCATCCTGCCCGTCTTCTGGGAACCCGGCGGTGACGAGGTCACCCTGACCATGAAGCTGCGCCGCAAGCCCATCGCGAGCAAATACGCCACCGAAATCGAAAAGCTCTACGCCCCAGACCTATCCGCCACCGTCCACGAACCAGCCACCCAAGTCCCCTCGCAGGTCTGA
- a CDS encoding class I SAM-dependent methyltransferase, protein MHWTEADTDHCAQWHSESAAPIPTRVAVADDRMTADTAYRLACEGTALLWRGDYHNARQLLRALSRRIDRKPVPAGADPAESFHLYRRARGHRARVLGRLIVELDRDHALALRRAPDVRRACAEVYGSGHEPMVVAFTELLGAIGAHQWRENGVVVPALGARIHPHYGVFSPVRGEYVDLVAHAPLPVEHRTAFDLGTGTGVLAAVLAHRGVDHILATDINPRALECARDNIDRLDLTGRVDIQGPGLFPDGRAQLIVCNPPWLPVRPTSAVEQGVYDPDSTMLRAFLTGLPDHLEPGGEGWLVLSDLAERLGLRTRERLLADIEAAGLRILDRLDTRPRHSRPQDSTDPLHTARAAEVTSLWRLAP, encoded by the coding sequence ATGCACTGGACAGAAGCAGATACCGACCACTGCGCACAGTGGCATTCCGAGAGCGCGGCCCCGATACCCACCCGGGTCGCCGTCGCCGATGACCGCATGACCGCCGACACCGCCTACCGCCTGGCCTGCGAAGGCACCGCGCTGCTGTGGCGCGGTGACTACCACAACGCGCGCCAACTGCTGCGGGCGTTGAGCCGGCGCATCGATCGCAAACCCGTGCCGGCCGGCGCGGATCCGGCCGAATCCTTCCACCTGTATCGCCGGGCGCGCGGCCATCGAGCCCGCGTACTCGGCAGGCTGATCGTGGAACTGGACCGTGATCACGCGCTGGCGCTGCGGCGCGCGCCTGATGTGCGCCGGGCCTGCGCCGAGGTATACGGGTCGGGGCACGAGCCGATGGTGGTCGCGTTCACCGAGTTGCTCGGCGCGATCGGAGCACACCAGTGGCGCGAAAACGGTGTTGTGGTACCGGCTCTGGGCGCGCGGATCCACCCGCACTACGGCGTGTTCTCTCCGGTGCGCGGCGAATACGTCGATCTGGTCGCGCACGCGCCGCTACCGGTCGAGCACCGCACCGCGTTCGATCTCGGTACCGGCACCGGCGTGCTCGCCGCCGTGCTGGCCCACCGCGGCGTCGACCACATCCTCGCCACCGACATCAACCCGCGCGCCCTCGAATGCGCCCGCGACAACATCGACCGGCTCGACCTCACCGGCCGCGTCGACATCCAGGGTCCCGGCCTGTTCCCCGACGGACGCGCACAGCTGATCGTCTGCAATCCACCCTGGTTGCCGGTCCGCCCGACCTCGGCCGTCGAACAGGGCGTCTACGATCCCGACAGCACCATGCTGCGCGCCTTCCTGACCGGCCTGCCCGACCATCTCGAACCCGGCGGCGAGGGCTGGCTGGTCCTCTCGGATCTCGCCGAACGTCTCGGGCTGCGCACCCGCGAGCGACTGCTTGCCGATATCGAGGCGGCCGGGCTGCGCATTCTGGATCGGCTCGACACCAGGCCGCGCCATTCCCGACCGCAAGACAGCACCGACCCGCTGCACACTGCCCGAGCCGCAGAAGTCACCTCGCTCTGGCGACTGGCCCCCTAG